A window from Opitutia bacterium ISCC 52 encodes these proteins:
- a CDS encoding insulinase family protein, which yields MRSLFFTTLFLASVVSLSAGFKLVQGPLPNDPMQVHIYELDNGLRVYLSENYEEPKFFAELSVRAGGANDPETNTGLAHYLEHLLFKGNTKLGTLDWEKEKVHIDRIEELYEERFHETDPEKREALFREIAEESAKASQYAIPNEMDSLVKQMGLSFINAGTSNDYTVYFMELPSNRLEQWAMIESDRYSDPVFRLFLPELEIVYEEKNRSNDNKDRLISELIFELRYPDHPYGTQTVLGHVEHLKNPSIKAIYEFFNTYYVSNNVALCLSGDFEIEPTIELIDKYFSHWKPGEVPEFKYGQAKPITERRTGEISYPGEEQVQIAFSTQPIGHEDVEALKLVDMILDNASAGLINLNLNQQQKVLSAGSFPYIRKYAGTQYMYGSPKEGQTLEEVESLLLEQLEIIKRGEFGDWLIPAIVADFKRSEKLQLESNYSRAGIMATSYNSLVDWEYTISEIDRMEKLTKKDVVAVANKYFNAPHVSAYRRNGEYEPPKVAKPEFEKPDVSRFASSEFGNQILSHPTAPIEPDFLEVGEDYQIVEVSDDVRLFYTKNPMNDLFSLTMSFEFGSRENNRLLAASLLLDKAGTPNLSPDELKQAWYSKGSNFAFSVGDHTSSFSISGLDEKFDETLALMQEFTSNPVSSQEVLDTLKQIILKQRKDAREDIQSLYAAVRSYNRYGDQSPYLTRMTTEELMALEVDSLLAEVSSLKQYKHDYFYVGALPIEKVKASILEYSSGAKNLKDPLPRNSADIREPESTEVYFLDWETAQAQVRIEFADGTYNEDNELAIELYNDYFGGGMSSVVFQELREARALAYSVGALYLEPSYRDTENLMIGAIGTQPDKAVEALEVFLELFDNLPESEGRFSNTLGSLENQYRVGKLDFRDIPGTVRSWERLGFESDPRPQRFQNLASADFADLTLFHKARIANKPKLISIVGPSDRIDLASIEKLGEIITVTPDDIFRD from the coding sequence ATGAGATCTCTATTTTTCACCACTCTTTTTCTCGCCTCTGTCGTTAGCCTGTCCGCAGGATTCAAATTGGTTCAGGGGCCACTGCCAAACGACCCCATGCAGGTCCATATTTACGAATTGGATAACGGGCTCCGTGTATACCTGAGTGAGAATTATGAGGAACCAAAATTTTTCGCTGAGTTATCCGTCCGCGCTGGGGGTGCCAACGACCCGGAAACCAACACCGGTCTGGCGCACTACCTGGAGCACCTTTTGTTCAAAGGAAACACCAAGCTCGGAACCCTGGACTGGGAGAAAGAGAAAGTTCACATCGATCGGATCGAGGAGCTTTACGAAGAGCGTTTTCACGAAACGGATCCCGAAAAGCGGGAAGCTCTCTTCCGGGAAATTGCGGAGGAGTCAGCCAAAGCATCCCAGTATGCCATCCCCAACGAGATGGACAGTCTGGTGAAGCAGATGGGGCTCTCGTTCATCAATGCCGGCACGAGCAACGACTACACCGTTTACTTCATGGAGTTGCCATCTAATCGATTGGAGCAATGGGCCATGATCGAGTCCGACCGATACAGCGACCCGGTCTTTCGCCTTTTCCTTCCCGAACTGGAAATTGTCTACGAGGAGAAGAATCGCTCCAACGACAATAAGGATCGATTGATCAGTGAGCTTATTTTTGAGCTTCGCTACCCGGATCATCCCTATGGAACTCAGACAGTGCTCGGTCACGTTGAGCATTTGAAGAACCCATCCATCAAGGCCATCTATGAATTCTTTAATACCTACTATGTTTCCAACAATGTAGCTCTCTGTTTATCGGGAGACTTTGAGATCGAACCTACCATCGAATTGATCGACAAGTATTTCTCTCACTGGAAGCCCGGTGAAGTGCCTGAGTTTAAATACGGCCAAGCCAAGCCCATCACTGAACGCCGTACCGGTGAGATTTCTTACCCGGGTGAGGAGCAGGTGCAAATTGCCTTCTCGACTCAGCCAATTGGGCACGAAGATGTTGAAGCCCTGAAGCTGGTGGATATGATCTTGGATAACGCCAGTGCCGGACTCATCAACCTGAATCTTAATCAACAGCAAAAAGTGCTGTCAGCAGGATCCTTTCCTTACATCCGTAAATACGCGGGAACGCAATATATGTATGGATCACCCAAGGAAGGGCAGACCCTTGAGGAGGTTGAGTCATTGTTGCTTGAGCAGTTGGAAATTATCAAACGAGGCGAGTTTGGTGACTGGTTGATTCCAGCCATTGTAGCTGACTTCAAGCGGTCTGAGAAACTGCAACTGGAGTCCAACTACTCACGTGCTGGAATCATGGCGACTTCCTACAACTCGTTAGTAGATTGGGAATACACCATTTCTGAGATCGATCGAATGGAGAAGTTGACGAAGAAAGATGTGGTTGCCGTGGCAAACAAATATTTTAACGCGCCGCACGTATCCGCTTATCGTCGCAATGGTGAGTATGAGCCACCCAAGGTTGCAAAACCAGAATTCGAGAAACCAGATGTATCAAGATTTGCTTCATCCGAATTTGGGAATCAAATTTTAAGCCACCCGACCGCTCCGATCGAGCCCGATTTTTTGGAAGTAGGTGAGGATTACCAAATTGTCGAAGTGAGTGATGACGTGCGTTTGTTCTACACGAAGAATCCCATGAACGATTTGTTCTCGCTTACCATGAGCTTCGAGTTCGGTAGTCGGGAAAATAATCGCTTGTTAGCAGCCAGTTTACTCCTCGATAAAGCCGGGACCCCGAACTTAAGTCCCGATGAGCTCAAGCAGGCCTGGTACTCCAAAGGTTCCAATTTCGCATTCTCAGTCGGGGACCATACTAGCTCCTTTTCGATCAGCGGACTGGATGAGAAGTTCGACGAGACGCTCGCGTTGATGCAGGAGTTTACCAGCAATCCTGTTTCAAGTCAGGAAGTTTTGGATACGCTGAAGCAGATTATTCTAAAACAGCGAAAGGATGCCAGAGAAGATATTCAGTCCCTCTACGCAGCCGTACGAAGCTACAACCGTTATGGTGATCAGTCGCCGTACCTGACTCGCATGACCACCGAAGAACTCATGGCTTTGGAAGTGGATTCATTACTGGCCGAGGTCAGTAGTTTAAAGCAATACAAACACGATTACTTTTATGTAGGTGCTCTGCCGATAGAAAAGGTGAAAGCCAGTATTCTGGAGTATTCATCCGGGGCCAAGAATCTCAAGGATCCACTCCCACGCAACAGTGCTGACATTCGTGAGCCGGAATCAACTGAAGTGTATTTCCTCGATTGGGAAACAGCACAGGCTCAAGTGAGAATTGAATTTGCTGATGGCACTTACAATGAAGACAACGAGCTAGCTATTGAACTCTACAACGATTACTTCGGCGGTGGTATGTCGAGTGTGGTCTTCCAAGAGTTGCGAGAAGCGCGTGCTCTGGCTTATTCGGTAGGAGCCCTCTACCTGGAGCCGTCCTACCGAGATACGGAAAATCTGATGATCGGCGCTATCGGAACTCAGCCTGATAAAGCGGTGGAGGCACTCGAGGTCTTTCTCGAACTCTTTGATAATCTACCCGAATCAGAAGGTCGCTTCTCCAATACACTCGGCTCATTGGAAAACCAATATCGGGTAGGGAAGCTGGACTTCCGTGACATTCCAGGCACCGTTCGATCCTGGGAGCGCCTTGGATTTGAGTCCGATCCGCGACCACAACGTTTCCAGAATCTGGCTAGCGCAGATTTTGCC
- the ndk gene encoding nucleoside-diphosphate kinase, with the protein MDRTLIIFKPDCMKKKLMGSVLSRFEAEGFSVAGCKMMQLDSDLLRTHYAHIAELPFFPEIEAFMASEPVVVMILQGEDVIPKVRELLGPTDSTKAPAGTIRGDYGESVMINVVHASDSPEAAETEIARFFDEADFIKA; encoded by the coding sequence ATGGACAGAACACTGATCATTTTTAAGCCCGACTGCATGAAGAAAAAGCTGATGGGCTCCGTATTAAGCCGGTTCGAAGCGGAAGGCTTTTCGGTTGCTGGATGCAAGATGATGCAGCTCGATTCCGATTTGCTTCGGACTCACTATGCTCATATCGCTGAATTGCCCTTTTTCCCGGAAATCGAGGCGTTTATGGCTTCTGAGCCTGTAGTGGTCATGATTCTGCAAGGTGAGGACGTCATTCCAAAAGTGCGCGAGTTGCTTGGACCTACAGATTCAACGAAGGCCCCGGCTGGAACCATTCGCGGCGACTACGGTGAATCGGTAATGATTAACGTGGTGCACGCATCTGATAGTCCGGAGGCTGCTGAAACAGAAATCGCACGTTTCTTCGACGAGGCTGACTTTATCAAGGCATAG
- the xerD gene encoding site-specific tyrosine recombinase XerD, whose amino-acid sequence MYRCVARIPEQLAEFIEAFAVHVELEKGLSQNTVSGYFSDLEQCAGFLKSLNLTDWTQVSHDHISLWISSLSGDDYAVASLARKLTSIRLMARFLVKEDIRKDDFSELITGPKMVRRLPETLNPEEVDRLLAAPDLNTPYGLRDRAMLELFYSSGLRVSEMGGLELHQLDLDQGFLRVYGKGAKERLVPVGSRAVDAIRSYLDAGRAFFVKPHTGSDLFLSERGKGISRKMVWVIIKRCATVAGIEKPVKPHLLRHSFATHLLNGGADLRAIQEMLGHADISTTQIYTTVEDSRLIDQHSKFHPRNRLGD is encoded by the coding sequence ATGTATCGCTGTGTTGCTAGAATACCCGAACAACTCGCTGAGTTCATTGAGGCTTTCGCTGTACATGTAGAATTGGAGAAGGGGCTGAGTCAGAATACCGTTTCCGGCTATTTCAGCGACTTAGAGCAGTGTGCCGGATTTTTGAAATCACTCAACCTGACTGATTGGACACAAGTCTCACATGACCATATTTCCTTGTGGATCAGTTCACTCAGCGGAGACGACTATGCTGTAGCCAGTTTAGCGCGCAAGTTAACGAGTATTCGGTTGATGGCTCGTTTCCTCGTAAAGGAAGATATTCGAAAGGATGACTTCAGTGAATTAATTACAGGGCCCAAAATGGTTCGTCGATTGCCTGAGACTTTGAATCCCGAGGAGGTGGACAGATTGCTGGCTGCTCCTGACTTGAATACTCCTTACGGCCTTCGCGATCGTGCGATGCTGGAATTATTTTACTCCAGTGGTCTGCGTGTATCAGAAATGGGTGGATTGGAGTTACACCAATTGGATTTAGATCAAGGATTTCTCCGAGTTTATGGAAAAGGGGCAAAAGAAAGACTTGTTCCTGTAGGCTCCCGGGCCGTTGATGCCATTCGTTCCTATTTAGATGCTGGACGAGCATTCTTTGTTAAACCGCATACGGGTAGTGATTTGTTTCTCAGTGAACGGGGCAAAGGGATCAGCCGAAAAATGGTTTGGGTTATCATTAAGCGTTGCGCCACGGTAGCGGGAATCGAAAAGCCGGTAAAACCCCATTTACTAAGACACTCCTTTGCGACTCATTTGCTGAATGGCGGGGCTGATTTGCGTGCGATTCAAGAAATGCTTGGACATGCCGATATTTCAACTACGCAGATTTACACTACGGTTGAAGATAGCCGCCTTATTGATCAGCACAGTAAATTTCACCCACGAAATCGATTGGGTGATTGA
- a CDS encoding YbaB/EbfC family nucleoid-associated protein, with amino-acid sequence MAGVGKLLKQAQKMQKKIEALEAELAEQTMDVSSGGGAINITVTLSGDIKAIQLDPEFLKEDKAFVEETLAIGVQDAIEAARKGKEEAMGDVTAGMQMPGLF; translated from the coding sequence ATGGCAGGCGTAGGCAAACTACTCAAACAGGCTCAGAAAATGCAGAAAAAGATCGAGGCGCTCGAGGCCGAACTGGCTGAGCAGACGATGGATGTTTCTAGCGGAGGCGGTGCGATCAACATTACTGTGACCTTATCCGGTGATATTAAGGCGATCCAATTGGACCCAGAATTCCTCAAGGAGGATAAGGCTTTTGTGGAAGAGACACTGGCTATCGGAGTCCAAGATGCGATTGAAGCCGCCCGGAAGGGTAAGGAAGAAGCTATGGGAGATGTCACTGCTGGCATGCAAATGCCCGGTCTCTTCTAG
- a CDS encoding HNH endonuclease, translating into MEAVLTRQVLVLNRCWQAVNVVGVKRAFSLLVQGHADVIHQEEGDFQLYDFDQWVDSSNLWGDGGPEYLHTINHLIRLPKVIILKVFDRLPIKEVKFHRNNIYERDKHRCQYCGNQFIENELNLDHVIPRHHGGRTSWENVVTSCIRCNSKKADRLPHEAGMRLIRKPAKPKWRPFVSVAENKEKNPSWDYFLNPLKLS; encoded by the coding sequence ATGGAAGCTGTATTGACAAGACAAGTATTGGTGCTGAATCGGTGCTGGCAAGCTGTCAACGTCGTCGGTGTAAAACGAGCATTCAGTCTTTTGGTCCAAGGTCATGCAGATGTGATTCATCAGGAAGAAGGTGACTTTCAGTTATACGACTTTGATCAATGGGTGGATTCATCAAATTTATGGGGTGATGGAGGACCAGAATACCTGCACACAATCAATCACCTGATACGCTTACCCAAAGTGATCATTTTAAAGGTCTTCGATCGATTACCTATCAAAGAAGTGAAGTTTCATCGAAATAACATTTACGAGCGGGATAAGCACCGTTGTCAGTATTGTGGAAATCAATTCATTGAAAATGAGCTCAATCTGGACCATGTGATTCCTCGTCATCACGGAGGACGAACTTCATGGGAGAATGTAGTCACCTCCTGTATTCGGTGTAATTCAAAAAAAGCCGATCGCCTTCCCCATGAGGCTGGAATGCGGCTTATTCGAAAACCGGCCAAGCCGAAATGGAGGCCCTTCGTATCCGTTGCGGAGAATAAAGAGAAAAATCCCTCCTGGGACTATTTCCTGAATCCTTTGAAGCTATCTTAA
- the nrtS gene encoding nitrate/nitrite transporter NrtS, producing MESWLQTTSTRSIQLTGLKIALVVGTILNLINQGDSIMGGNWELIHWPKLMFTYCVPYCVAVFAGTHAKRS from the coding sequence ATGGAATCCTGGCTCCAAACCACATCTACCCGATCCATCCAACTAACAGGTCTGAAAATAGCACTGGTCGTGGGGACGATCCTCAACCTGATCAACCAGGGAGATTCAATCATGGGAGGTAATTGGGAGCTCATTCACTGGCCGAAGCTAATGTTCACTTACTGCGTTCCCTATTGTGTGGCCGTATTTGCAGGCACTCATGCAAAAAGGAGCTAG
- the glnD gene encoding [protein-PII] uridylyltransferase, which produces MPNTTEQDPPKAKPVRLYVAEKCDRQDRLEIYKKWMAQEDLKLRKLHDKQTSGMKVVKARSHVIDQLLRHMFEYDMKAFEEEYGKLPFPTGLLALGGYGRAEMCPYSDVDIMFLYPEKIRAKILPKFQEVFTERILYMLWDLGFKVGHSTRTIKQSMEEAKADVQSKNAMLESRLVAGSTNLFQIFEQAYRNFCNKNAQQYILDRLADQRARRAKFGDTVLIQEPDIKNAVGGLRDYHNLLWMGQIKLGTSSLTEMVEKGYLSKDERKRLRKAYDFLIRTRNEVHFQSGRPTDILTFEMQYVTAKNFNYPQEDSLKRVEAFMRDYYRHAQNILKLSILLEQRLALLETDRTKISFREVLNSRRSERPRLIDGFILRGKELTMENRKIFKEDPLRLIRVFRHRQQLGVKLDFDLTNLITKSLHLIDDEVIHSPEANKTFRSILSDAGNVYSSLKSMHDLGVLGKMMPEFEKLTCLVQHEYYHRYTIDFHILNTIKHLDNVVTDTSKELRHYREEFHRLDDPAILYIILLLHDIGKGEGIKGHDKVGVEISKPILKRLDVDPRFHKEILFIIGNHLEMARFWQHHDIDDPQNIQSFAAKVENQTQLNLLYIHTYCDACGTSSSLWNSYKDMLHRRLFTATSNHLASENSLEKVLEKQKSMIYEKLLSLNIEDVSQEEIHAHCNLLPERYFVHNRVEELIIHIKLVNQLLRNISEAESLAALAPVHDWTDDFNKGHTAVTVVTWDRAGLFYRLAGSFSLAGLNIVSAKAINRMDHITIDTFYVCDAKGGIVQSKSVREKFEECLNMAVVENKDLTKAILNQSKSQKPSNLFTTDKHSHTPFPETVDVYHEVELQKTVVEVEAYDQIGLLYFLGKVIYEKGYDITFARIATERNIAVDTFYIESSRDKEGGKKSANLVDLKEMLQGVVASDAFKAVH; this is translated from the coding sequence ATGCCTAATACCACTGAACAAGATCCACCCAAGGCCAAACCGGTCCGTCTCTATGTTGCTGAGAAATGCGACAGACAAGACCGCCTGGAAATTTATAAGAAATGGATGGCTCAGGAAGATCTCAAGTTGCGCAAGCTACATGACAAGCAAACCTCAGGTATGAAAGTAGTGAAGGCCCGGTCGCACGTGATCGACCAGTTGCTCCGTCATATGTTTGAGTACGATATGAAGGCGTTTGAGGAGGAGTATGGGAAACTGCCCTTCCCTACAGGCCTGCTAGCACTGGGCGGATACGGACGTGCGGAAATGTGTCCCTACAGCGATGTGGACATCATGTTCTTATATCCTGAAAAGATACGCGCAAAAATTCTTCCAAAATTCCAAGAGGTATTTACGGAGCGCATTCTTTATATGCTTTGGGATCTCGGTTTCAAAGTCGGTCACTCTACTAGAACCATCAAACAGTCGATGGAAGAGGCCAAAGCCGATGTGCAATCGAAGAACGCGATGCTGGAATCGCGACTGGTCGCCGGATCCACCAATTTGTTTCAAATCTTCGAGCAAGCCTACCGGAACTTCTGCAACAAAAACGCTCAACAGTATATTCTGGATCGATTGGCTGATCAAAGAGCCCGAAGAGCTAAATTCGGTGATACAGTTCTGATTCAAGAACCAGACATCAAGAATGCGGTAGGTGGATTGCGTGATTACCACAACCTTCTTTGGATGGGGCAGATCAAGCTTGGTACATCCAGCCTTACTGAAATGGTTGAGAAAGGCTACTTGTCCAAAGACGAGCGCAAGCGCCTTCGCAAAGCCTATGATTTTCTTATTCGTACCCGGAATGAAGTGCACTTTCAAAGTGGCAGGCCAACGGATATCCTGACTTTTGAGATGCAGTACGTAACTGCTAAGAATTTCAATTACCCTCAGGAAGATTCCCTCAAACGCGTAGAGGCGTTTATGCGTGATTATTACCGGCATGCTCAAAACATTCTAAAGCTCTCGATTCTACTGGAGCAACGGCTGGCCTTATTGGAGACAGACCGCACAAAGATTTCATTCAGGGAAGTCCTTAATTCGCGACGTAGCGAACGCCCTCGATTGATCGATGGATTCATATTACGCGGTAAGGAACTGACAATGGAAAACCGAAAGATCTTCAAGGAGGATCCGCTCAGACTCATTCGAGTATTTCGACATCGTCAGCAGTTGGGAGTAAAACTAGACTTCGACCTAACGAACTTGATAACCAAGTCCCTCCACCTGATTGACGACGAGGTTATTCACTCGCCTGAAGCTAATAAAACGTTTCGGTCCATTCTTTCGGATGCGGGCAATGTCTACTCCAGTTTGAAGAGCATGCACGACTTGGGCGTTCTGGGAAAAATGATGCCTGAGTTTGAGAAGCTCACCTGCCTGGTTCAGCATGAGTATTACCATCGCTACACAATCGATTTCCATATTCTGAATACCATTAAACACCTGGACAATGTGGTGACAGATACATCGAAGGAGCTTCGTCATTACCGCGAGGAATTCCACAGATTGGACGACCCTGCCATTCTCTATATAATCCTTTTGCTTCACGACATTGGAAAAGGAGAAGGCATTAAAGGGCATGACAAAGTGGGGGTAGAAATATCAAAACCGATTCTCAAACGCTTGGACGTTGATCCACGTTTTCATAAAGAAATTTTATTTATTATAGGCAATCACTTGGAAATGGCACGATTCTGGCAGCATCACGACATTGATGACCCGCAGAACATTCAATCCTTTGCAGCCAAGGTTGAGAATCAGACCCAACTCAACTTACTCTACATTCATACCTACTGTGATGCTTGCGGCACTTCTTCCTCCCTCTGGAATAGCTATAAGGACATGCTACATAGAAGACTATTCACCGCTACCAGCAACCACCTCGCTTCCGAGAATAGCCTGGAAAAGGTACTGGAGAAGCAAAAGAGCATGATTTACGAAAAGCTTCTCAGTCTGAACATCGAAGATGTATCGCAGGAAGAGATCCATGCACACTGCAACCTCCTACCAGAACGCTACTTTGTTCATAATCGTGTCGAAGAGTTAATCATCCACATCAAGCTGGTGAATCAGTTGCTGCGAAATATAAGCGAGGCAGAATCACTAGCTGCTCTAGCTCCGGTTCATGATTGGACGGATGATTTCAACAAAGGGCACACAGCCGTTACGGTCGTCACTTGGGACCGCGCTGGATTATTTTACAGACTGGCTGGATCGTTCAGTCTTGCCGGTTTGAATATCGTTAGCGCCAAGGCCATCAATCGAATGGACCACATTACCATCGATACATTTTACGTTTGTGATGCCAAGGGAGGTATTGTTCAAAGCAAGTCTGTTAGAGAAAAATTCGAGGAATGCCTCAACATGGCCGTGGTAGAGAATAAAGACCTCACAAAAGCGATCCTGAATCAGTCCAAGTCCCAAAAGCCAAGCAATCTTTTCACAACCGACAAACATAGCCACACACCCTTTCCAGAAACAGTAGACGTCTACCACGAAGTAGAACTACAGAAAACAGTGGTGGAAGTCGAAGCCTACGATCAAATAGGCCTACTCTATTTCCTAGGCAAAGTGATATACGAAAAAGGTTATGATATCACTTTCGCAAGAATTGCTACTGAGAGAAACATTGCTGTAGATACCTTCTATATCGAAAGCTCTCGAGATAAGGAGGGTGGAAAGAAAAGTGCCAACCTTGTAGACTTGAAGGAAATGCTTCAGGGAGTTGTTGCATCCGATGCTTTCAAGGCAGTCCATTAA
- a CDS encoding GAF domain-containing protein, protein MSKSNERDALIDLLYRIRVIGHEAKDPQSALTTILELVQQYFAAYSASIALLNPDTRELDIEVNRGLPQDTRDVHLPVGVGLTGWVALHGKSLLVHDVEQDPRYFKISDHVRSELACPMIEKGQITGVINIGSDRKNAFSEDTQRALEIIAEETTQIVGQLWLIQGLQNRSQQLESLISMGQDLISRLDLDDLLETITRETHSIMRCRLSMLLVLSPDKERLKVHSMHGAKGKYDPLPELELQDTSFGVSIQLKRPIDVFDLRRSEEDHFWDIVSGENLQSMVCCPILWENEVIGLLATYADKMHRINDQEKRILSTLASFSAVAMQNLRLYTMMFENEEHLQKNDKLITLGLLAAEIAHEIRNPLMVIKLLFSSLDLKFEEGDQRRKDAQIIDEKIGQLEGIVEQVLSFGKTSESMHSHWNLADLIEESMQLVRLKLLQNKISAVFEPSEEKLIAEANKGQIQQVILNLVLNASQVMTEGGQITFRCYSESIGEQPFGCIEVEDTGPGIQSELKEKIFDSFLTGRPGGTGLGLSIVKRILRSHRGDIEVKESSHLGTTMKFWLPLT, encoded by the coding sequence ATGAGCAAATCAAATGAACGAGATGCACTGATAGATCTACTGTATCGCATACGTGTGATCGGGCATGAAGCGAAGGACCCACAAAGTGCACTCACCACTATTCTAGAGCTCGTTCAGCAATATTTTGCAGCCTATTCGGCGAGCATAGCGCTCTTAAACCCAGATACCCGGGAACTCGATATTGAGGTGAACCGGGGGCTTCCTCAAGATACCAGGGATGTTCATCTTCCAGTAGGAGTAGGCCTTACGGGGTGGGTGGCTCTACACGGGAAATCCCTATTGGTTCACGATGTAGAACAAGACCCCCGTTACTTCAAAATCTCCGATCATGTGAGGAGTGAGCTAGCCTGCCCGATGATAGAAAAAGGGCAAATTACCGGCGTTATCAACATCGGCTCGGATCGCAAAAACGCATTTTCTGAAGACACCCAACGGGCCCTAGAGATAATCGCTGAGGAGACGACTCAGATTGTGGGTCAGCTCTGGCTGATTCAAGGTCTTCAAAACCGCTCGCAACAATTGGAATCACTGATTTCAATGGGGCAGGACTTAATCTCAAGGTTGGACCTAGATGATTTACTAGAAACCATCACTCGTGAAACGCATAGCATCATGCGATGTCGTTTATCGATGTTGCTCGTGCTTAGTCCTGACAAGGAACGTTTAAAGGTCCACTCCATGCATGGAGCCAAAGGAAAGTATGATCCCTTACCGGAACTGGAGCTACAAGATACGTCATTTGGAGTCTCAATACAGCTAAAACGCCCCATCGACGTTTTTGATCTACGACGCTCCGAGGAGGATCATTTCTGGGATATTGTGAGTGGTGAAAACCTCCAATCCATGGTCTGTTGTCCGATCCTCTGGGAAAACGAAGTTATCGGGCTATTAGCCACCTATGCGGATAAGATGCACCGCATAAACGACCAGGAGAAACGCATCTTAAGTACCCTCGCCAGCTTCAGTGCTGTAGCCATGCAGAACTTGAGGCTCTACACCATGATGTTCGAGAATGAGGAGCATCTACAAAAGAATGATAAGTTAATCACGCTTGGCTTGTTGGCCGCAGAGATTGCCCACGAAATCCGAAACCCGCTAATGGTTATCAAGCTTCTCTTTAGCAGTCTTGACTTGAAATTTGAAGAAGGAGACCAACGGCGCAAAGACGCGCAGATCATCGATGAAAAAATTGGTCAACTCGAAGGCATCGTAGAACAAGTTCTGAGCTTTGGAAAAACGTCGGAGTCCATGCACTCGCACTGGAACCTTGCTGATTTGATTGAAGAAAGCATGCAGCTCGTGCGACTGAAATTGCTCCAAAATAAAATCTCTGCGGTGTTTGAACCCTCGGAGGAAAAACTCATAGCAGAAGCCAATAAAGGGCAAATCCAACAAGTCATTTTGAACCTGGTTCTAAATGCGTCCCAAGTAATGACCGAAGGTGGTCAAATAACTTTCCGCTGCTATAGCGAATCGATCGGAGAGCAACCATTTGGCTGTATTGAAGTAGAAGATACAGGACCTGGAATTCAGAGTGAACTTAAGGAAAAAATATTCGACTCTTTCCTAACAGGCAGACCCGGAGGCACAGGATTGGGACTTTCCATTGTGAAACGGATACTGCGAAGCCATAGAGGAGACATAGAGGTAAAAGAATCGAGCCATCTAGGGACGACCATGAAATTCTGGCTTCCGTTGACTTAA
- the recR gene encoding recombination mediator RecR: MTPSFDHLVKQLKKLPGLGFRSAERIALHLLVEQPDVMPGLLEALESASKQVGRCERCGNLAEESLCSVCEDQRRDDSLLCVVEQVPDLMAIESSGSYRGLYHVLHGKLSPIKGIGPDQLNLNSIEKRLEESPISEVVLALSNDIEGEATCHYISETMLDGRPIKISRIGFGLPSGGGILYADQITVKSAIDGRRDYDS; encoded by the coding sequence ATGACGCCTTCGTTCGATCATTTGGTTAAGCAGCTTAAGAAGTTGCCGGGCTTAGGGTTTCGTTCTGCCGAGCGAATTGCTCTCCACCTTCTGGTTGAACAACCAGATGTTATGCCCGGCCTCCTCGAAGCTTTGGAGAGTGCTTCCAAGCAAGTAGGCCGTTGTGAGCGCTGCGGCAATTTGGCTGAAGAAAGCCTCTGTTCAGTGTGTGAGGATCAGCGTCGTGATGACTCCCTTCTGTGCGTAGTCGAGCAGGTGCCTGACCTGATGGCTATTGAAAGTTCGGGATCTTATAGAGGGCTCTACCATGTCCTCCATGGGAAATTGTCTCCCATAAAGGGGATTGGTCCGGATCAGTTGAATCTCAACTCGATCGAAAAGCGCCTTGAGGAGTCGCCGATTTCAGAAGTTGTTTTGGCTCTCTCAAACGACATAGAAGGAGAAGCAACCTGCCACTACATTTCAGAGACTATGCTCGACGGTCGCCCCATCAAGATTAGTCGGATTGGCTTTGGCCTGCCGAGTGGGGGAGGGATCCTTTACGCCGACCAGATTACGGTGAAAAGTGCGATTGACGGCCGCAGAGACTACGACAGCTAG